One window from the genome of Xenorhabdus bovienii SS-2004 encodes:
- a CDS encoding GNAT family N-acetyltransferase: MLIALVDINKDNYEAVCDLSVTDEQLEYIAENVFSLAQSKFFPSYETRAIYLDGTPVGFFMWVPSDTGQKTTIWRFMVDKSHQNKGIGRKALSLAIEEIRRTEQLEEIEICYDPNNLVAKNFYASFGFIEVGIDEEVKEMLAVIRV, encoded by the coding sequence ATGTTAATTGCGTTAGTTGATATAAATAAGGACAATTATGAAGCTGTCTGCGATCTATCTGTAACTGATGAACAGCTAGAATATATTGCTGAAAATGTGTTTTCTCTCGCTCAATCCAAGTTTTTTCCATCATATGAAACTCGCGCGATTTATTTGGATGGTACACCTGTTGGTTTTTTTATGTGGGTACCTTCTGATACCGGACAAAAAACAACTATTTGGCGTTTTATGGTAGATAAAAGCCATCAAAATAAAGGTATTGGGCGCAAAGCGTTATCACTAGCTATTGAGGAAATCAGACGGACAGAGCAATTGGAAGAAATAGAAATCTGTTATGACCCAAATAATCTTGTTGCGAAAAATTTTTATGCCAGTTTCGGCTTTATTGAAGTTGGTATAGATGAAGAAGTTAAAGAAATGTTGGCGGTTATAAGGGTATAG
- a CDS encoding conserved phage C-terminal domain-containing protein: MTFALDIAENDIPEEPNDPAHQVLNYFNQATDSNYRDGKTSMGYIRARLSEGYATEDLILITDYLIAKWANDGKMRDYLRPKTLFSPENCAEYFDKACKWHKAERPACVNGRWLKAGEADVVIDTVERDATFRQLFSTGWTPANRIQERAAQLARKAGVGRMNEVPGLAAWRGIWKQAAEQIAKDELLSGFRVVGGSSEQNGGTA, translated from the coding sequence ATGACGTTCGCGCTGGATATCGCAGAAAATGACATTCCCGAGGAACCTAACGATCCCGCTCATCAGGTATTGAACTACTTCAATCAGGCCACTGATTCCAACTACCGTGACGGAAAAACCAGTATGGGCTACATCCGTGCACGTTTAAGTGAAGGTTACGCAACGGAAGATTTGATACTGATCACAGATTACTTGATTGCCAAGTGGGCGAACGACGGCAAAATGCGGGATTACCTGCGTCCAAAAACCCTGTTTAGCCCGGAAAATTGCGCGGAATATTTTGACAAGGCGTGCAAATGGCACAAAGCAGAGCGTCCTGCCTGTGTTAACGGTCGCTGGCTGAAAGCCGGGGAAGCCGACGTTGTCATTGATACCGTGGAGCGTGACGCAACATTCCGACAGCTATTTTCAACAGGCTGGACACCGGCAAACCGTATTCAGGAACGGGCGGCACAACTGGCACGTAAAGCGGGAGTGGGTCGCATGAATGAAGTGCCTGGACTGGCTGCTTGGCGTGGGATCTGGAAGCAGGCCGCAGAACAGATTGCGAAAGACGAGTTGCTATCGGGATTTCGGGTTGTTGGTGGAAGCTCTGAGCAGAATGGGGGGACTGCATAA
- a CDS encoding DUF968 domain-containing protein, with product MGGIQSGVHGMNYLLTPHIVRDLGLVVFKPGRHLLDGFYGRMLLTPEPAVLRSAPSGQVTEGQWLASDKRLYPFFQHERVIKVAGGLEGMKHYIAQTISFCQAADEENYHHNLLTITVYNNSAVRTCWHHDNQCRDGSDRIQNAAEQNLYQWVLHNVISDFRLPAHHQVTWPELFSWAVIHRVADLLPSFISHRALQRADDHGEKIGSTTSEHDIRWEPLTSQDIVNERVEQVKNVLTAEVDAEPPASFMRLPKLQRWRNTQWLKWVKSQPCAACQRPADDPHHIIGHGQGGMGTKAHDLFCLPLCRECHDDLHRDRLAWEEKHGSQVDLLFRFLDRSLGIGAIK from the coding sequence GTGGGCGGAATACAAAGTGGGGTACATGGCATGAATTATTTACTGACCCCGCACATTGTCCGTGATCTGGGGCTGGTGGTCTTTAAGCCGGGTCGCCATCTCCTGGATGGGTTTTATGGCAGGATGTTGCTCACGCCTGAGCCTGCTGTGCTCCGGTCTGCTCCATCAGGGCAAGTAACAGAAGGGCAATGGCTGGCTTCCGATAAGCGTTTGTACCCTTTTTTTCAGCATGAGCGGGTCATTAAAGTCGCTGGCGGTTTGGAAGGGATGAAGCATTACATCGCCCAGACGATTTCATTCTGCCAGGCGGCAGATGAGGAAAATTACCATCATAATTTATTGACAATAACTGTATATAATAACAGCGCCGTCAGAACATGCTGGCATCATGATAACCAATGTCGGGACGGCTCTGATCGTATACAAAACGCAGCGGAACAAAACCTGTATCAGTGGGTATTGCATAACGTCATCAGTGATTTCCGGTTGCCTGCTCATCATCAGGTGACATGGCCAGAATTATTTAGCTGGGCGGTCATTCATCGGGTGGCGGATTTGCTGCCATCATTTATCAGTCATCGCGCCCTGCAGCGGGCAGATGACCACGGAGAGAAAATTGGAAGTACCACCAGCGAACATGATATCCGATGGGAACCCCTGACCTCACAGGACATTGTTAATGAGCGTGTGGAGCAGGTTAAAAATGTGCTGACGGCAGAGGTTGACGCTGAACCGCCCGCCAGCTTTATGCGTTTGCCAAAATTACAACGGTGGCGCAATACCCAATGGCTGAAATGGGTGAAATCCCAGCCCTGTGCGGCCTGTCAACGTCCTGCCGATGATCCCCACCACATTATCGGTCATGGGCAGGGCGGGATGGGTACTAAGGCGCATGATTTGTTTTGTCTGCCACTTTGCCGGGAATGTCATGACGACCTGCATCGGGACAGGCTGGCATGGGAAGAAAAACACGGTAGCCAGGTGGATTTATTATTTCGTTTTTTGGACAGATCGCTGGGAATAGGGGCAATCAAATAA
- the purM gene encoding phosphoribosylformylglycinamidine cyclo-ligase: MTNKTSLSYKDAGVDIDAGNTLVNRIKGVVKQTRRPEVMGGLGGFGALCALPQKYREPILVSGTDGVGTKLRLAMDLKRHDTIGVDLVAMCVNDLVVQGAEPLFFLDYYATGKLDVDTAASVITGIAEGCKQAGCALVGGETAEMPGMYHGEDYDVAGFCVGVVEKSEIIDGSQVQVGDALIALASSGPHSNGYSLIRKILDVSQTNPETAELEGKSLADHLLVPTRIYVKPVLELIEQFEIHAIAHLTGGGFWENIPRVLPENMQAKINASSWQWPAIFTWLQQAGNVSNHEMYRTFNCGVGMIIALPQSLAEQAVEWLNAAGENAWQIGTITEFDTNTELNTNEQQVIISE, from the coding sequence GTGACCAACAAAACCTCTCTTAGCTATAAAGATGCTGGTGTCGATATTGATGCTGGCAATACCTTAGTCAATCGTATCAAAGGTGTCGTGAAACAGACCCGTCGCCCTGAAGTGATGGGGGGATTAGGCGGTTTCGGGGCACTATGTGCGCTGCCACAGAAATATCGTGAACCTATCTTAGTTTCTGGTACAGATGGCGTTGGCACCAAGCTGCGTCTGGCTATGGATCTGAAACGCCACGATACCATCGGGGTTGATTTGGTCGCCATGTGTGTCAATGATCTGGTTGTTCAGGGAGCCGAACCGCTTTTCTTCCTAGATTACTATGCAACAGGCAAACTGGATGTTGATACCGCAGCCAGTGTCATTACGGGTATTGCCGAAGGTTGCAAGCAAGCTGGCTGTGCCCTGGTCGGTGGTGAAACCGCCGAAATGCCGGGTATGTATCATGGTGAAGATTATGATGTGGCAGGGTTTTGTGTCGGCGTGGTGGAAAAGTCAGAGATCATTGATGGCAGCCAAGTTCAAGTGGGTGATGCGCTAATTGCACTGGCATCCAGTGGGCCACATTCCAATGGTTATTCATTGATCCGTAAAATCCTTGACGTCAGCCAGACCAATCCGGAAACAGCAGAGCTTGAAGGTAAATCGCTGGCAGATCATTTGCTTGTCCCAACCCGAATTTATGTCAAGCCTGTTCTTGAACTGATTGAACAGTTCGAGATCCACGCCATTGCCCATCTGACTGGCGGCGGCTTCTGGGAAAATATTCCCCGCGTTCTACCGGAAAATATGCAGGCCAAAATCAATGCCTCCAGTTGGCAATGGCCAGCTATCTTTACGTGGTTACAGCAGGCAGGCAATGTCAGCAATCACGAAATGTATCGCACATTTAACTGCGGAGTAGGCATGATCATCGCTCTGCCACAATCTCTGGCAGAACAAGCGGTTGAGTGGCTGAACGCGGCAGGTGAAAACGCTTGGCAGATTGGTACTATTACCGAATTTGATACCAATACTGAACTGAACACCAACGAGCAACAAGTTATCATCAGCGAATGA
- a CDS encoding IS1 family transposase (programmed frameshift), protein MAKVDVYCRYCHKSEQVKGHGKGNGGHPRYRCYSCCKVFQLAYTYQACKPGVKEQIIDIAMNNGGIRDTARILKVATATVMKTLKNLRPRNVTTLPLAECGIQIVCEIDEQWSFVGNKKNQRWLWYAWEPRLKRIVAHVFGDRSRKTLDKLLTLLSSFTIRFYCTDDYVVYDPLPEEEHLTGKAFTQRIERTNLTHRTRIKRLNRKTIGYSKSEEMHDKVIGTFIEREHYF, encoded by the exons ATGGCCAAAGTTGATGTCTATTGCCGTTATTGCCACAAATCAGAACAGGTCAAAGGACATGGGAAAGGAAATGGCGGACATCCTCGTTATCGCTGTTATAGCTGCTGTAAGGTCTTTCAGTTGGCGTATACCTATCAGGCCTGCAAACCCGGCGTTAAAGAACAGATTATCGATATCGCGATGAATAACGGGGGAATTCGTGACACCGCTCGGATCCTGAAAGTCGCCACCGCCACCGTCATGAAAACATTAAAAA ACCTCAGACCCCGAAACGTAACGACACTTCCCCTTGCGGAATGTGGCATCCAGATTGTCTGTGAAATCGACGAGCAATGGTCGTTTGTCGGCAATAAGAAAAACCAACGCTGGCTTTGGTATGCTTGGGAACCCCGCCTGAAGCGAATAGTGGCTCATGTTTTTGGCGATCGCAGTCGAAAAACGTTAGACAAGCTGCTTACCCTCTTATCTTCCTTTACTATTCGGTTTTACTGCACGGATGACTATGTTGTTTATGACCCACTTCCCGAGGAAGAGCACTTGACTGGAAAGGCGTTTACTCAGCGTATAGAGAGAACGAATTTAACGCATCGTACCCGAATCAAAAGGCTGAATAGAAAAACCATTGGGTATTCAAAATCGGAAGAAATGCACGATAAAGTGATAGGAACCTTTATTGAACGTGAACATTATTTTTAA
- a CDS encoding bacteriophage antitermination protein Q, giving the protein MGNHWVVQDTDPVFCLETRMRKQPKPPINPITYRGSSWRRAVLAMDKPKLAWVLYCYAHSLDYRYQVEICEYLWGGFLAGQTNRRLSIKVSTRLKGLVWLAVQQRAKGCRSENFLSYTRSELASLTGVSLYNWKNNYAAHWIALVELCENMDREALQDIIRLRIKQKSDHDL; this is encoded by the coding sequence GTGGGAAATCACTGGGTCGTACAGGATACCGATCCGGTTTTTTGTCTTGAAACCCGCATGAGAAAACAGCCCAAACCGCCTATTAACCCGATAACATACAGGGGGAGCTCGTGGCGGCGGGCAGTACTGGCCATGGATAAACCCAAACTGGCATGGGTACTGTACTGTTATGCACATTCCCTGGATTATCGCTATCAGGTTGAAATATGCGAATATCTCTGGGGAGGCTTTCTGGCAGGGCAAACAAACCGTCGGTTATCAATCAAAGTCAGCACGAGATTGAAAGGATTGGTATGGTTGGCCGTTCAGCAACGTGCCAAGGGGTGTCGTTCAGAGAATTTCTTATCTTATACCAGATCAGAATTGGCCAGCTTGACTGGGGTGAGTTTATACAATTGGAAAAATAATTATGCGGCACATTGGATAGCCTTGGTGGAGTTATGCGAAAACATGGATAGAGAAGCACTCCAAGATATCATCAGATTAAGAATTAAACAAAAATCAGACCATGATCTATAA
- a CDS encoding IS6 family transposase, protein MFLIRKAFRCLHYPTDVIAQCVRWYLAYALSLRDLEGMLAERGITVDHSTLSRWVHHLIPLRVKRYRRSKPAVGRRWRMDETSIKIKGKWSYLYRAADSDGDTVYFLLTAHRDKEAALRFFKKAMRQHGQPDVVTMDKSGANKAAVDELNQGKPKDNDIIIRQNKYLNNLIEQDHRNIKRRTRPMLGFKNFRRAQTVLAGIEWVCMLRKGQYRQKEGCPISPAAFFYQLAE, encoded by the coding sequence ATGTTCCTTATCCGAAAAGCCTTCCGGTGCCTGCATTATCCCACCGATGTTATCGCTCAGTGTGTTCGCTGGTATCTGGCCTATGCGCTGAGCCTGCGTGACCTGGAGGGAATGCTAGCTGAGCGGGGGATAACCGTCGATCATTCCACGCTATCCCGCTGGGTTCATCATCTGATCCCGTTGAGGGTCAAACGCTATCGACGGAGCAAGCCTGCTGTTGGGCGTCGGTGGCGAATGGACGAAACCTCTATCAAAATCAAAGGGAAATGGAGTTACCTTTACCGTGCTGCGGATTCAGACGGCGATACGGTTTATTTTTTGTTGACAGCCCATCGAGATAAGGAGGCCGCCTTGCGTTTCTTTAAAAAGGCGATGCGTCAGCATGGACAACCTGACGTGGTGACGATGGATAAAAGTGGCGCCAATAAAGCCGCAGTGGACGAGTTAAATCAGGGAAAACCTAAGGATAACGACATCATTATCCGGCAAAACAAATACCTTAATAATCTGATTGAACAGGATCACCGCAACATCAAACGGCGAACACGTCCTATGCTGGGATTCAAGAATTTCAGACGGGCCCAGACCGTGTTGGCCGGGATTGAATGGGTCTGTATGTTGCGCAAAGGACAATACCGACAAAAAGAAGGGTGTCCGATTTCACCCGCGGCATTTTTCTATCAATTAGCTGAGTAA
- a CDS encoding phage antirepressor KilAC domain-containing protein, which produces MASLMAYGLTMSSREIADLVESRHDSVKRTVERLAERAVIQLPPMVEVKNHQNQTTYEYRIGKRDSYVIVAQLSPEFTARLVDCWQALEQHQISHIPQTLPDALRLAADLAEHNQALESQLADAAPKVAFVDRYVDARGSMTFRQVCKLIEAKEPEFRGFLLDRRIMYRLNGTMLPYQNHIDAKRFEVKTGTNITNAHAFTQSRFTTKGIRWVAGLWAEYKVGYMA; this is translated from the coding sequence ATGGCAAGTTTAATGGCATACGGATTAACCATGTCGAGCAGGGAGATTGCTGATCTGGTTGAGTCCCGACATGATTCAGTGAAAAGAACCGTCGAACGGCTGGCAGAACGGGCTGTTATTCAACTCCCACCAATGGTGGAAGTCAAAAATCACCAGAATCAAACCACTTATGAATACCGGATAGGCAAGCGTGACAGCTATGTGATTGTTGCACAGTTATCCCCTGAGTTTACTGCCCGGCTGGTGGATTGCTGGCAGGCACTGGAACAGCACCAAATTTCTCATATCCCCCAAACGCTGCCTGACGCATTGCGGTTAGCTGCAGATTTGGCCGAGCACAATCAGGCGCTGGAATCACAATTAGCCGATGCAGCCCCAAAAGTGGCGTTTGTGGATCGGTATGTGGATGCGCGTGGATCAATGACATTTCGGCAGGTTTGCAAGCTGATTGAGGCAAAAGAACCGGAGTTTCGCGGGTTCCTGCTGGACAGGCGGATCATGTATCGATTGAATGGCACGATGCTGCCCTACCAGAACCACATCGATGCAAAACGGTTTGAAGTGAAGACGGGCACAAATATCACTAATGCTCATGCGTTCACTCAATCACGCTTTACCACAAAGGGAATTCGCTGGGTGGCGGGTTTGTGGGCGGAATACAAAGTGGGGTACATGGCATGA
- a CDS encoding IS1 family transposase (programmed frameshift), whose protein sequence is MAKVDVYCRYCHKSEQVKGHGKGNGGHPRYRCYSCCKVFQLAYTYQACKPGVKEQIVDIAMNNGGIRDTARILKVATATVMKTLKNLRPRNVTTLPLAECGIQIVCEIDEQWSFVGNKKNQRWLWYAWEPRLKRIVAHVFGDRSRKTLDKLLTLLSSFTIRFYCTDDYVVYDPLPEEEHLTGKAFTQRIERTNLTHRTRIKRLNRKTIGYSKSEEMHDKVIGTFIEREHYF, encoded by the exons ATGGCCAAAGTTGATGTCTATTGCCGTTATTGCCACAAATCAGAACAGGTCAAAGGACATGGGAAAGGAAATGGCGGACATCCTCGTTATCGCTGTTATAGCTGCTGTAAGGTCTTTCAGTTGGCGTATACCTATCAGGCCTGCAAACCCGGCGTTAAAGAACAGATTGTCGATATCGCGATGAATAACGGGGGAATTCGTGACACCGCTCGGATCCTGAAAGTCGCCACCGCCACCGTCATGAAAACATTAAAAA ACCTCAGACCCCGAAACGTAACGACACTTCCCCTTGCGGAATGTGGCATCCAGATTGTCTGTGAAATCGACGAGCAATGGTCGTTTGTCGGCAATAAGAAAAACCAACGCTGGCTTTGGTATGCTTGGGAACCCCGCCTGAAGCGAATAGTGGCTCATGTTTTTGGCGATCGCAGTCGAAAAACGTTAGACAAGCTGCTTACCCTCTTATCTTCCTTTACTATTCGGTTTTACTGCACGGATGACTATGTTGTTTATGACCCACTTCCCGAGGAAGAGCACTTGACTGGAAAGGCGTTTACTCAGCGTATAGAGAGAACGAATTTAACGCATCGTACCCGAATCAAAAGGCTGAATAGAAAAACCATTGGGTATTCAAAATCGGAAGAAATGCACGATAAAGTGATAGGAACCTTTATTGAACGTGAACATTATTTTTAA
- the tssH gene encoding type VI secretion system ATPase TssH, translated as MPEISRSVLFGKLNRVLFTSLENATTFCKLRSNPYVELVHWLHQLMQQQDCDLQSVIRYFALDEAKLAKDIITALDRLPRGASAISDLSEHIDSAVERAWVYGSLKFGVDKIRTAHWLIGMLKTFNLYNTLKAISRQFEQVNADTLIDNFNAICGNSSEEPENEPPSHHSQPTKPQSSDSALRQYGQNLTDLARHGDIDPVSGRDEEIRQIVDILMRRRQNNPLLTGEAGVGKTAIIEGLALRIAANEVPPPLQNVQLWLLDIGMLQAGAGIKGEFESRLRRVIDEVQSSPLPIILFIDEIHTLIGAGGQQGTGDAANLLKPVLARGQLRTLGATTWSEYKKYIEKDPALTRRFQVVQIHEPDEAKALLMLRSLVWTLEKHHRVLLLDEAVEAAIRLSHRYIPARQLPDKAVALLDTACARVAISQNAEPPQLENCRHKIDALKIELEIVEREAKMGIGDQQRSNTILNALSLLEEQLIQLENRWQQELSLINRIIHLQTQLYAPSFHQQQHNDPNALHEELIALQQQLKTLQGEIPLIFASVDSNVVSAVVSDWTGVPLGRMVKDEINAVLHLVDTLNQRIIGQYHALELIAKRVRTSRAKLDDPNKPVGVFMLCGPSGVGKTETALALAETLYGGEQNLITINMSEFQEAHTVSTLKGAPPGYVGYGEGGVLTEAVRRRPYSVVLLDEIEKAHSDVHEIFFQVFDKGWMEDGEGRHIDFRNTIIILTSNIGADLVSSLCLQQAPLPDPEKLSTALRKPLLHVFPAALLGRLIVIPYYPLSDNVMTSIVHLQLARIKKRLLENHDIVATFDEPMIKYIVGRCTEIESGGRMVDAILTNSLLPQISQLLLSANANGQQYHQLQVSLGQGEFQFQFME; from the coding sequence ATGCCAGAAATCAGCCGTTCTGTACTCTTTGGTAAACTCAATCGTGTACTCTTCACCTCACTGGAAAATGCGACAACTTTCTGCAAACTACGCAGTAATCCTTATGTCGAGTTAGTCCATTGGCTGCACCAGCTTATGCAGCAACAAGACTGTGATTTACAATCGGTTATCCGTTACTTTGCATTAGATGAAGCCAAGCTGGCAAAAGATATTATTACAGCACTGGATCGCCTGCCACGTGGAGCCAGTGCGATTTCTGATCTTTCCGAACATATTGATAGTGCCGTAGAGCGTGCCTGGGTATATGGATCATTAAAATTTGGTGTTGACAAGATCCGTACCGCGCACTGGCTGATTGGTATGTTAAAGACTTTCAATCTGTACAATACCCTGAAAGCCATTTCCCGACAGTTTGAACAAGTCAATGCAGATACGTTAATAGATAATTTCAACGCCATCTGCGGTAATAGCAGTGAAGAACCGGAGAATGAACCACCCTCTCATCATTCCCAACCGACAAAACCACAATCCTCTGACAGTGCCCTGCGGCAATATGGGCAAAATCTCACTGATCTGGCTCGCCATGGTGATATTGATCCCGTATCAGGACGCGATGAAGAAATACGCCAGATTGTCGATATCTTGATGCGCCGCCGCCAAAATAACCCCTTACTGACCGGTGAAGCTGGGGTAGGAAAAACCGCCATCATTGAAGGGCTGGCATTGCGGATCGCCGCAAATGAGGTACCTCCACCACTGCAAAATGTGCAACTTTGGTTATTGGATATTGGGATGTTACAAGCCGGGGCGGGAATCAAGGGCGAATTCGAATCCCGCTTGCGCAGAGTGATTGACGAAGTGCAATCCAGCCCCCTTCCGATCATTTTATTCATTGATGAAATCCATACATTAATCGGTGCAGGCGGGCAACAGGGAACGGGGGATGCGGCCAATTTACTTAAGCCCGTACTGGCACGTGGTCAGTTACGAACGCTTGGAGCAACCACCTGGTCTGAATACAAGAAATATATTGAAAAAGATCCGGCCCTCACCCGGCGTTTTCAGGTCGTCCAAATTCATGAACCCGATGAAGCCAAGGCACTTTTGATGCTACGCAGTCTGGTCTGGACGCTGGAAAAACATCACCGTGTTCTCCTACTGGATGAGGCCGTTGAAGCTGCCATACGGCTTTCCCATCGCTATATTCCCGCTCGTCAGCTACCCGATAAGGCTGTAGCTCTATTAGATACGGCATGCGCCAGAGTTGCCATTAGCCAAAACGCTGAACCACCACAGTTGGAAAATTGCCGACATAAAATCGATGCCTTGAAGATTGAGCTAGAAATTGTTGAACGAGAAGCAAAAATGGGGATAGGCGATCAGCAACGGTCAAATACCATCCTCAATGCGCTATCCCTATTGGAAGAACAACTTATTCAATTGGAAAACCGCTGGCAGCAAGAACTCTCCTTGATTAATAGAATTATTCATCTGCAAACTCAACTTTATGCCCCCTCCTTTCATCAACAACAGCATAATGATCCCAATGCCCTGCATGAAGAGCTAATAGCATTGCAACAACAATTAAAAACGTTACAAGGAGAGATCCCCCTTATCTTTGCTTCGGTAGACAGCAATGTTGTTTCCGCCGTTGTCTCAGACTGGACGGGGGTTCCTCTTGGCCGCATGGTAAAAGACGAAATTAATGCGGTATTGCATTTGGTGGATACACTCAACCAACGTATTATCGGGCAGTACCATGCTTTAGAGTTGATCGCAAAACGGGTACGAACTTCACGGGCAAAATTGGATGATCCCAATAAACCGGTGGGGGTGTTTATGTTATGTGGCCCTTCCGGTGTCGGTAAGACCGAAACCGCGCTGGCATTGGCGGAAACGCTATATGGTGGCGAACAGAATCTTATCACCATTAATATGAGTGAATTTCAGGAAGCCCATACGGTATCCACCTTAAAAGGGGCACCACCGGGGTATGTGGGTTATGGTGAAGGGGGAGTATTGACCGAAGCCGTGCGCCGGCGTCCCTACAGTGTGGTCTTACTGGATGAAATTGAAAAAGCCCACTCTGATGTCCATGAGATTTTTTTTCAAGTCTTTGACAAGGGTTGGATGGAAGATGGTGAAGGCCGCCACATTGATTTTCGCAATACCATTATTATCCTGACATCCAATATTGGGGCTGATTTGGTGAGTTCGCTGTGTTTACAACAGGCTCCTCTTCCAGATCCAGAAAAACTGAGTACCGCATTGCGAAAACCCTTACTGCACGTATTTCCTGCTGCCTTACTCGGACGTTTGATTGTCATTCCTTACTATCCATTGAGTGATAATGTGATGACAAGTATTGTTCACCTGCAATTGGCAAGGATCAAAAAACGTTTACTGGAAAACCATGACATTGTAGCTACATTTGATGAACCCATGATTAAATATATCGTTGGCCGATGTACAGAAATCGAATCAGGTGGCCGTATGGTAGATGCTATCCTGACCAACTCCTTGCTGCCGCAGATCAGCCAGCTCTTGCTCTCTGCTAACGCGAATGGTCAGCAATATCATCAATTACAAGTCTCTCTCGGACAAGGTGAGTTTCAGTTCCAGTTCATGGAATGA
- a CDS encoding bacteriophage antitermination protein Q codes for MTKWYSHDLQYVRTQIIPALFDIAGETKGQLAAFEDSPLTCTDHYNCDT; via the coding sequence ATGACTAAATGGTATTCGCATGACTTGCAATACGTACGCACGCAGATTATCCCCGCATTGTTTGATATTGCCGGTGAAACCAAGGGGCAATTGGCGGCATTTGAAGACTCTCCACTGACATGTACAGATCACTATAATTGCGATACATAA
- a CDS encoding pyocin activator PrtN family protein, with the protein MNTAFLLMAEFETSQIPLSTIAEKYLELTPATAERKAIEGKLKFPTYRMNDSQKSPRIVHVHDLAEYIDKQRELAAKEVERMQFKKK; encoded by the coding sequence ATGAACACAGCGTTTTTGTTAATGGCAGAGTTTGAAACCTCGCAAATTCCGCTGTCAACTATAGCCGAGAAATACCTTGAACTAACCCCAGCGACAGCAGAGCGTAAAGCTATTGAAGGCAAGTTAAAATTTCCGACATACAGAATGAATGACAGCCAGAAATCACCGCGAATTGTTCATGTGCACGATCTTGCTGAGTATATCGATAAGCAAAGGGAGTTGGCAGCAAAAGAAGTGGAAAGAATGCAGTTTAAAAAAAAGTAA
- a CDS encoding Thoeris anti-defense Tad2 family protein: MSEINKPEKTSANQNCFINPDQYKNHDVVAPVGSYPWAIIQLYLGNLMYRNDWDYPNEYIGLVPESGEGDNLPYVIKKRIHNNFEQWQPAQEDMMACDWVMY; encoded by the coding sequence ATGTCTGAAATTAATAAGCCAGAGAAAACGAGTGCTAATCAAAATTGCTTTATCAACCCTGATCAATACAAAAATCACGATGTAGTTGCACCCGTTGGTTCATATCCTTGGGCGATAATTCAATTGTATTTAGGAAACCTTATGTATCGCAATGATTGGGATTACCCCAATGAATACATAGGACTTGTTCCTGAATCAGGGGAAGGTGATAATCTTCCTTATGTTATTAAGAAGCGTATACACAATAATTTTGAACAGTGGCAGCCCGCACAAGAAGATATGATGGCTTGTGATTGGGTCATGTATTAA